DNA from Acanthochromis polyacanthus isolate Apoly-LR-REF ecotype Palm Island chromosome 7, KAUST_Apoly_ChrSc, whole genome shotgun sequence:
AAGTTGAACTATCATCAGCATAGAGGGGAATACTCTAAAAAACACTAAAGAGTCCATGCAGATCATGATGATAATGTTTAAACTTGATGAATTCTGACGCTGTGACtctgacacagaaacagaagaaaggtcaaagaagtggaggaggagagaagaagaagaaggacacCACCAAGAAGAAGATCAGGAGGCGACTGAAGAGGAtcaagaaggaggaggaggaagagagcagtgaggaggaggagatggtgATTCCCTACATGGACAGCGATGACGAGAAGaagatggaggtggaggagaggagtgaggagcagcaggaggaggaggagttcaGCTTCCCTCCCATGCAGGACTGGGTTCCAGAAGAAAGAGCGGAACCTTCGTCCTCCCTGAGCTTTCGCCCGGTGCTGCTGCCTTCCTCCACAGACGCTCTCAGCGGTACTCCAGTCCGTTCGACCGTCGTGGGGAAGTTCAGCTGCTCCTCGGTCCTTGGACCTCCTCCCAGACCGCTGCAGAGGGACGAGCGCCACAGCAGCACCGCCATGATGATGGTGTCTCCTGAAGAGCTGAGAGTCCACCTACAGCGCCAGGCCCACAGGTTCAACCACCAGAGCTCCAGGAGGCGGCGCAGAGTCCATGCCGGCCAGAAGCCGCTGCTGGGCCGAGTCACCGACATCGGGGTCGGATACCAGCTGCAGGCCGCCGTCACGCCGTGGGTCGGAAACCTGCTGATCCCGGCCAACCCCAGGCGGACGGCGGCGGACGTTCTGAGGGAGAACGGCCAGAAGAAGAGCGTCTCCTTAACCCCcgtcttcctgctgctgctgcaggccaCCAACGTGGACATCCTGGGCTGTAGGGAGATGATCGAGCAGAGGAAGAGCAAGGTGCTGATGCTGACTCCGCCCCCCGACCCCGACACCATCAAGCTCAGAGACCCCAAGACGGTCGCAGGAATGCTGCAGCTGCGGGACGCCATGACAGAGCAGCCGCAGTGGGCGGAGCAGGCCTCcatcctgcagcagctccacgCCATCCAGCAGCAAAAGAAGCTCAACGTGCAGGAGCCTCGTCCTGCTCTGATCCAACCAATGAAGGCTCCTCAGCTCCgtcccagcctcctccttcAGATGTCTCCTCAGATGCCTCCTCAGATGTCTCCTCAGATGCCTCCTCAGATGCGTCCTCAGATGCGTCCTCAGATGCCTCCTCAGATGCGTCCTCAGATGCCTCCTCAGATGTCTCCTCAGATAACTCCTCAGATATCTCCTCAGATGCCTCCTCAGATGTCTCCTCAGATGCGTCCTCAGATGCCTCCTCAGATGCGTCCTCAGATGCCTCCTCAGATGCCTCCTCAGATCACTCCTCAGATGCCTCCTCAGATGCGTTCTCAGATGCCTCCTCAGATGCCTCCTCATATCCCTTCGATGCCTCCTCAAATGTCTCCTCATGCTGTCTTCGTTCCTCGTCCTGTCATCCAACAGCTCCGTCCTTCCTCTCCTGCAGCTCCACTCAGATCTTCTGTAGGTGATAGAGCCGTGAAGGTTCAGGGAACCAGAACTCTTCTTGAGGTCGGTGAAGGTCACCTCACCTTCAGTGCTCCGACTTTCTCCGAATGTCCACAGTCTGCTCAGATCCAGAACATCATCCTGCTCCCTCCTCAGAATCTCCGCCCCCTGCAGCTGGTAGCCCCGCCCACTTCTGTTGATGCTCCTGTCCGATTGGACGCTCCTCGTGTCTTCGTTGACCCGTCCAATAAGAGAGTGTCTTCAACTCAGAATGTCAGTTTAGCCCCGCCCCCCTGTGTGCAGACCAATCACGGTGCTCCTATCCTCATTGACCATGACTACTATCTCCCACTCGCCAGTCAGCCAAGCCCCGCCcccaaacagacaaacaccaaagggagggagaggggggaggagCCACAGCCGGTGACAAGCAGTCAAGACAACCACTGGGTGGACAGGACAGGTACAGGTGGGATCCTGGAAGGGAAGAGGGTCCGGAAGCCGACTCGGAAGGCCAGAGCGCTGCAGGAGTCCACGGAGGCCAAGGTGAGACCAGAACCTGTAGCAGCAGAGGTACAGGTAAGGTGGTCCAAAGAGCTCCAGGAGAAGGTTCTGGAAGACGCTCCACCTTCATTCAAGAGGGTTCTCCAAGACTACTAATGgttcattcagttttatttatgtagcccTCAGTGAGGTACGGACCTGAGAGAACCCAGCAATCCAGAGGTACCGTTGGAGGTAGAGAGGCTGTCTGCCTCAGAACCCAAACTGGCAGCTGGTTCCACAAGAGagcagctgataactgaaggttctgctgctggaacCTCTGGAACCAGCAGTGAAGCTGCAGTCTGAGAGGGAAGGGTTCTGATAGGATGATCTGGACcaatcagatctttaagatacgATGGAGCTGCTTATTCAGAGTTTAGATGTTAGAAGAAGGATTTTAGAttctatcctggattttacaAGGAGCCATGAAGAGAAGCTAGCAGGAGAACTCTGATCTCTGTTCctggttcctgtcagaactctggctgGAGGTTTTTAGGAGAATTATTGGGACCTCCTGATCATCAGGAACTACAGTAGTCCAGCCTAGAAGTTCTAAATGCCTGGACGAGTTCctcagcatcactctgagatgttccagatgttcctgattttacaACATTAGATGATAGAAAGCCGCCCTACAGACTGGTTTAGATGTTAAAGGACAGATCCTGGTCAGAGGACTCCAGGGTTTAGTTAGTTCCAGGTATTTATTCTCAGGACTATTAGAGATCATTGTCCACAGACCATTTCCAGCAGATCCAGATCAAATCCTTCTGAGAGTGAAACATTTTGACAGGGTGAAGGTGAGGCGTCTTCCACTACCTAAGGGTCCAGTCTCCTTCTACTGAGGCTCTGGGATTAACCTGACCTGGATGGCTGAGAACCAACACAGGCACATGCAGGTAAGAAACCCAGCTGTCTCACCTGTGACCTGTTTGATTTGTGTTTCCAGGCTGAAGCCAAGAAGAAGAGGACTTCTTCTTTGGGTCAGAAACGCCGTCGCCGGTCTGAAGTCATCCCTCTGGTCCAGCCAAGGTGGCATCTGTTGCCCGCTCACTCGCTGTGGGTCATGACACCTGCTGGACTGGTCCAGCTGCCAGAAACTCTGCCCCAAAGCCTGCAGCTGCCATTAGTGCCCCCACCTCCACCTGTCCCACTGGCCCCACCTCCACCTGTCCCACTGGCCCCGCCCCCTCTGCTGCTTGCCACTGGAGGCCCAAAGTCACCAGAATCCCTCACTGTGTCTGCCCAGATGACCCAGTCTCTTCCTGCCCCTCCCAGCTGTCACTATAAGCCCCACCCCTCGCCCCCTTTTCCAGACCCTGCCCCtatccccctcctccccccacccccttcCAAGCTTCCACTTCCTTATAAGGGCATGGTGAGAGCAGACCCAGCGGAGCCCCCCCCACTCAGGAGGGAGGCGCTGCAGTTCGACCCCGCCCTCATGTTCCTAGAGCCGCAGGTGCaggtctgtgattggctgagcgGGAAAGGTGGGGTGTCGGTACCTGGAGCAGGTGTGGCCTTACCTTACCTGCCACCATTTGTCAGCAGTCTGAGCACGCTCAGTGCGCTGCTCCAGTCCAAGAAGTCCCTGACGAAGGCGTCGCTGCAGCTGCTGTGCCGAGGCTCCGAACCTCGACACCCCCGAACCACACCTGACACACCTGACACCAGGCAACCGCCACCAGACCTGCCAGACTCCACCTCCGACCTCCATCCGTCTGAGGAACAACCAGGTAACACCTGTCCTTACCTGACCCGCCTCACACACCTGTCTCACCTGTTCCACACACAGTTAGCTCCACAGTGTGTTCTCAGGTGGGTTTTTTTGTGCCTCCCTGCAGCTCCTTCTGCCAGCTcagcccagcagcagcaggaggacgaggaggacgaggaggtcACCATGGTGGAGGCGGTGCGACACCTGGTGGAGGAGCGTTTCTCAGGTAACCCCGCCTACCAGCTGCTGAAGGCCCGCTTCCTGTCCTGCTTCACTGTCCCCGCCCTACTGGCCACCGTGCAGCCAATCACCGGAAAGACTGTGGACTGCCCAGCCaatcaggaggaggaggaggaggaggaggaggagccgaGGAAGGCCAGACAGAGAGGACGGAGGAGAGTTCAGGTGAGTACAGGTGGGCCGAGTTCAGGAAGTACCTGGTTCCTCAGAAACCAATCAGCAGGCAGAGCAGACTGATCAGCTGATTTAATTGTTATCAGATTTATTTCCATATTCATTCCAATAATTGTTATTTATTGTAATGTTGGACAGTTCTGAGTCATTCTAGGCAGGTCCCAAGTCATTTTCATCTTATTTGGACacgtttttaatcatttttgtgcaatttgtggtcattttggatcatttctgaatCATCTTAAACACATTTCTAGTCTAAGCATCTAAAAACTGGAGCCTTGTCTGGTCCAACTTTAACcatcaggttctactgatgttagagcctcaacagctggagaaatgtggaccaaagactgggttttagtagaaacatggatccatccatagataaacactgacaggaagACACTAGACCAGCCTCAGTGGAATGTTGGACTTTCTTCCTTTCTGATTTGTCAGAAGGTCTGGAGATTCATGTAATAGAAACTATTTAATGGTTAAATGAACCTTTAAACCTTGTTTAAACTCTCCCTGTGTTTTCAGTGAATCTCTGagtgttttctgcattttatcacTTCAGAAGGAAACTGGTgaagcagaaagagagaaaatacagaAGTGGAATTATTCAGCTTCAGTCACTAATAATCAGCAGATCAGGAACAGGAACTTCTATTTGGAACTGATTCCTGTTTTGgttcatctgctgctggaaattAAAAGTCTGACAGAATACATTCACTGATAACTACATTTATTACGTTTGTCCATTAACCGTTTGGAGTATGCTTTAAACTAAAACATTTCAGCTTCTAGTTTCTATGAGgctaaactgaacatctttggaggaaactgatccacatttttcagTGTACTGACATTTTAGAAACCAGCAGCTGATTGTTCAAACACGTCTTTATGATGTGTCCTTTAAAGGATAATTCAATGAAACTTCACAGCGTATTCAAAATGCTAAAAGTATTTCATTGTTCTGTATTTAAAAGGATTTTGCTGCTGGTGTGGCGAAAATGTTGGAGTCTTTGTCAGAAGGTGGCGCTGTAGCTCTGTTAGCTGCAATAAGCAGAGTAGAAGACGCcagaaacaaaaccagcagTTTACAAACAGCTAAAAGAGAAGCAGGGAGCTGTCGGCCATGTTTGATGCTGTCGGCCATGTTTGATGCTGTCGGCCATGTTTGATGCTGTCGGCCATGTTTGATTCCGTCGGCCATGTTTGATGCTgtcagaaacagctgatcagtcatgGCTCTTAAATGTTCACGACATCTTTGCTTCCTTCTGCAGAGAACTTTGCTGCTGAATGACGACTCCAGAGCTCCAGCCAATCACTTCTCAGGGATTATCTCTGCAGACCAGACAGGACTGGACCGGCCTGGACCAGACCAGTAGAAACCTCATGTTGAACTAACTGGTGTTTGGAATCCCAGCTGGTTTACTGAACACAACGTTCTTCAGAGAAAGAACCTGAAACCTGCTGATCGGCTGCGTTCAAGGACCCTCTGAACAGCGTGAACTTCTGATAACTCGTACATCTGGACCGTCTGAGGGTCCTTCGATTCACCAGCAGGGGAACAATGAACGAACCAGTCAAAGCAGATAACTCAGCTCCAGGAGCAGATCAGTCTGTGCAGCgactgattattgatcagcAGGGCGGGAGGCTGTGTGGTGCATTCAGGAACCTCAGGAGGAGTTGTAAAGTGGTGAAGTTGCACTAAAACCTGTtggttgttgttgatgttcgttttgttattatttatcaggactttttttgtttgagcTGAAGGTTTTCTAATAAAGGTAAATATGAAAAATCATGTTTGGGACACGGATGTTTATGGGACATTGTGGAGACACTGAGGGGACATTGTGGAGACACTGAGGGGACATTGTGGAGacactacaattctacagtttcattgatgagacgcttttatccaaagacgtccatctgagagtagatccaCCACAtgaaggatctagtcaggagaaaaccaCCTTGAGAAGAACAAACAGGTTCAAGCATCTACAGAAAGTGCAGGAGGTAGatggatgttttatttatttatttttttgcagtctaTCACGTTAAAGGTGTTCGGTAAGGAGCTGGTTTTTAGTTCTCCTTGAAGACTGATGGGGACTCTGCAGATCAGAGTTTGGGACTACAGCTAATGAAAAAATGAGCTGAACTGACATAGAGACAAGCTGAGGTAGGAGAAACTCATTGTTTTTCCAGTGGAAACGAAATCCAAAGTGCAGAAATGACCTGCTAGAGGTGGTCATGTGACATATTTGTTTTATCAGCTGCCTGAGAATGAGCGAGAAGGTGCAGGAGTTTCTTTTCTAAGGAGAATCTGAGATGCATAATAGAAGTTTCTGGTTATCAGATGatcagaaatgaaaaagaattaaacagatttctgtcaaagtaatggggaaccacagaggagaagagtccagCTGGAGATAGACTGAGAACGTCAGACCCTTCTGCCCTCCAAGATCCTCTGAAGGATCTCCCTGAgaggtaggacttgaaccaGTGGAGGTCTGGTCCTGAGATGTTAGACCAGGGAGGAGGATTTGGTGGTTAACGGATCTGAAGACtgtccagcagctccagcacaaCTTGGTGGTTCTGGTACCGATGGGGGTCCAGTCTGGATGAGGGACCCTGTTTAGAACCAgactagcttggaaaatccaaactgaatctccatgtaatctcctatctccatgttaggagatacaggagagtcagtttggcattgggcgaattgaatcgcgtttccctcctggtacagtttggtacgaccaatcatagcacgggaggcgggagttaatgctgcgtcatcttcagcacctggattacccataaagatgatgcggaggaggaggaggaggggggccaccgccataaaacaagaaggagagagacagagagagaggaggggggccaaagcgaatctttttgtggtctcttggcgttttggatggcgttagtcgttgcctcttttcacttgatgtttccgacgatgaggaggcagtggatggctcgttactttcggcttcttgccattatttgtacagaggaaaatcccgttccaaacgtgtgagtacatttaagcaacttttacacatacgcaccgacttggtttggctccgatttaaagttattcctaacaccacTAATCATTctaaggagtcttttgttgcgtagccttttcaaaaataaatgttgtacttgagagtaccccatgtattcgcagatttttgtgacaaaaacggcagtaatcattcaccgcaacgctttctcggctgcatgccgttgttgtttggactacatggacttcaaggtcgatttgtttgtgcgtcacatccgtgttacgctgattggttctttctcgttcaagctgcattcgttagcccctcctttttgaaatcgtctcctgtcatcacaatgccagactgcctttatttgtatttatattaatacataaataaagtcagtctggattttccaggcaagaaCCAGACTGGTTCTGGTCTTACAGGTTGTTTTTATGCAGAGACTTGGTTGAAGACAGTTTGCGCAAGCATTTTAGACAGGAAGGCTAGGAAAGAAACTGGCCTGTAGTCCTGGACCTGGTCTGGGTCTAGTGTAGGTCACACTGAGGACATTGTGGGGACACTCTTGTTTgtggacactgtggagtcttGGTAGAAttgtctgtttctttctgttaaaGCTGCTTTAACAATATTTCACTCCGTGTTTCTTTCCAGGAATGTGGGCGGCGGTGCTGTGACATCACTGCGTGTCGGTCAGCTGATGCTTCCTGTCGGTTGCCCATCATTCCTCCATGAACTTCCCTAATCCTTCATCACTTCCTCTTTCTGCCAGTTCCTGTCCAAACTGAAGACACTCTGACAGGAAGCTTCACTTAGAGGTTTATTTGTGATGTATTAACAAGTACAGTCAGTATTTAAACTCTGGCTGTAAGCAGCAACAGTATCAGCATATTATTATTGGTAGTACTAGAAGTCTCATTAATCAAAGTATATTGAGAGTCTTCATGCAGTTTTTTAGCTTCATCTAAGAGTTTCACCTCGGTGTGTAAATATGGAGGTGTGATATGATTGGTGGATTCAGAAGAGCTCAGACCAATCAGCTCAGAGTGGGCGGAGCCTGACGGGAAAACGAGAAGAACTACAACATGACTTCTTTATAAAACAGAACAACTGAAAGAGACGGCAGCAGGTAGTACTGACTGTAGTAGAATATAGTACTGACTGTAGTAGACCATAGTAGACCATAGTACTGACTGTAGTCCTGTTTGTAGTACTGATATTACAGACCATAATACTGACTGTAGTCCTGTAGTAGGGTAGTACTGCGATGGAGGCGGTGTGTGAGGACGACCTGTGCTGGCTGCAGCTGGAGGACTTCAGGATGTTGCTCATTAAGACCATCGATCCGTCCAGGATCACTCCTTACCTGCGCCAGTGTCAGGTACTGGTCGACCAATCAGCTCCTCACAGGGAGCCTGCTGGGTTTtcattggttgtttttgtggtcagGTGATCAGCGCCGAGGACGAGGAGCAGCTTTTCAACGACCCCGCCCTCGTCGTGAGGAGGAGGAAAGTCGGTATGTTCTCGGTTCCACCAGACCCCGATCCAGCTGTGGAACGATCGCACAGAGTCAGGAACCAAGAACTGAGAGTCGGTTCTGGTTGCTGAAGCTAATTTATGCATTTCTGAGCGTTCCACCTGTTGGGTCTGAAGTGCTACTGAAGCTAAATCAGAGTCTGGGTCCAGTTCTATGTTTGTTCCTCCTGTTCTAGTAGTCAGCAGACATTCTGGTCGCTGATGTTCTGGACCGTTAGACCTCTGAACTGTTCCTCtacctgtctacctgtctgtctctaggAGCTCTGTTGGACACCCTCCAGAGGACAGGGGTCAAAGGTTACACGGCGTTCCTGGAGAGTCTGGAGCTGGATTACCCCGACCTGTACCAACGGATCACCGGGAAGGAACCCAACAAGACCTTCAGCATCCTCATtggtctgtccacctgtccgtctgtccacctgtctgtccacctgtctgtccacctgtctgtccacctgtccgtctgtccacctgtctgtccacctgtctgtccacctgtctgtttgtccacctgtctgtctgtccacctgtctgtccacctgtctgtccacctgtctgtctgttcacctgtctgtctgtccacctgtctgtttgtccacctgtctgtttgtccacctgtctgtctgtccacctgtctgtccacctgtctgtttgtccacctgtctgtttgtccacctgtctgtctgtccacctgtctgtctgtccacctgtctgtccacctgtctgtctgtccacctgtctgtctgttcacctgtctgtctgtccacctgtctatccacctgtctgtttgtccacctgtctgtctgtcaacctgtctgtctgtccacctgtctgtctgtccacctgtctgtctgtccacctgtctgtttgtccacctgtctgtctacctgtctgtctgtcaacctgtctgtctgtccacctgtctgtctgtccacctgtctgtttgtccgcctgtctgtccacctgtctgtccacctgtctgtctgtctacctgtctgtccacctgtctgtttgtccgtctgtctgtccacctgtctgtctgtccacctgtctgtttgtccacctgtctgtctacctgtctgtctgtcaacctgtctgtctgtccacctgtctgtttgtccgcctgtctgtccacctgtctgtccacctgtctgtccacctgtctgtttgtccgcctgtctgtctgtccacctgtctgtccacctgtctgtttgtccgcctgtctgtccacctgtctgtccacctgtctgtttgtccacctgtctgtccacctgtctgtttgtccacctgtctgtctgtccacctgtctgtccacctgtctgtttgtccgcctgtctgtctgtccacctgtctgtccacctgtctgtttttccgcctgtctgtttgtccgcctgtctgtctgtccacctgtctgtccacctgtctgtctacctgtctgtctgtccacctgtctgtttgtccacctgtctgtccacctgtctgtttgtccacctgtctgtccacctgtctgtctgtccacctgtctgtttgtccgcctgtctgtctgtccacctgtctgtccacctgtctgtttgtccgcctgtctgtctgtccacctgtctgtccacctgtctgtttgtccgcctgtctgtccacctgtctgtttgtccgcctgtctgtctgtccacctgtctatccacctgtctgtctgtccacctgtctctcACAGGTTATGGATTGATTATAGATTATAGATAGATTGATGATTATAGGTTATTGATTATATGTTATTGATAGGTTTTTGATTATAGATTGATAGATTATTGATTTTTGAATTATTGATTATAGATTATTGATTATAGATTATTGAtagattattgattattgaatTATTGATTATAGATTATTGAtagattattgattattgatgggTGTTTCAGACACAGCAGGAGAATCTGGTCTGACTCAGTTCCTGATGTCGGAGCTGAGCCGCCTCCAGAGGGCGCTGCAGGCTGAGAGACGGCGTCGCCAGCAAGCGTGTTCTGTCGCCAAGGAACAGGTGTGCATAGCAACCAGGTTACTAAGAAACAAGGATGCTCACTAGTCACAGACCGGCCTGTCTAATCGGCATGTCTCCCTGTTTCCAGGAGGCGTGGTCTCGCCAGCAGCAGCTGAGGGACCGCGAGCTGAGGAAACTGACTGAGCGCGTGCAGAAGATCCGGGAGGAGCGGGAGCGGCTGAGCGAGGAGGTGAAGCAGCTGAGAGACCACAACTACACTCTGATGGCTGACATCAACAGCCTCAACCAGGAGAGGAGCAACGCCCTGCTGGCCAATAGGGACCTGCAGATAGAGGTCAGCTGACTCCTCACCTCCTGCTGACTTCCTGTGACTTCCTAGTGAACTCCTGCTGACCTCCTGCTAACCTCACACCTCTGTGTTTACAGGTGGAGCGTCTGAAGCACACGGTGCTGCGAGCAGAGAACCAGACTCGACTGCTGCGACGACGAACGCTGCGACCGCTGCAGGAGGTGGAGAACCTGAACTAAGTCTGACAGCCTCACATGGTCAGACCGTTCTGTAGCGCCGACAGTTCTGTTTAGAACGGTCTGATtacattattctgtttagaaCAGTCTGACtacattattctgtttagaaCAGTCTGACtacattattctgtttagaaCAGTCTGACtacattattctgtttagaacggtctgactacattattctgtttagaaCAGTCTGATtacattattctgtttagaaCAGTCTGACtacattattctgtttagaacggtctgactacattattctgtttagaacggtctgactacattattctgtttagaaCAGTCTGACtacattattctgtttagaaCAGTCTGACtacattattctgtttagaacggtctgactacattattctgtttagaaCAGTCTGACtacattattctgtttagaaCAGTCTGATtacattattctgtttagaacggtctgactacattattctgtttagaacggtctgactacattattctgtttagaaCAGTCTGATtacattattctgtttagaacggtctgactacattattctgtttagaacggtctgactacattattctgtttagaaCAGTCTGATtacattattctgtttagaaCAGTCTGACtacattattctgtttagaaCGGTCTGATtacattattctgtttagaaCAGTCTGATtacattattctgtttagaacggtctgactacattattctgtttagaacggtctgactacattattctgtttagaaCAGTCTGATtacattattctgtttagaacggtctgactacattattctgtttagaaCAGTCTGACtacattattctgtttagaacggtctgactacattattctgtttagaaCAGTCTGACtacattattctgtttagaaCAGTCTGACtacattattctgtttagaaCAGTCTGACtacattattctgtttagaaCAGTCTGACtacattattctgtttagaacggtctgactacattattctgtttagaaCAGTCTGACtacattattctgtttagaacggtctgactacattattctgtttagaaCAGTCTGACtacattattctgtttagaaCAGTCTGATtacattattctgtttagaaCAGTCTGACtacattattctgtttagaaCAGTCTGACtacattattctgtttagaacggtctgactacattattctgtttagaaCGGTCTGATtacattattctgtttagaaCAGTCTGACtacattattctgtttagaacggtctgactacattattctgtttagaaCAGTCTGACtacattattctgtttagaacggtctgactacattattctgtttagaacggtctgactacattattctgtttagaacggtctgactacattattctgtttagaaCGGTCTGATtacattattctgtttagaaCGGTCTGATtacattattctgtttagaaCAGTCTGACtacattattctgtttagaacggtctgactacattattctgtttagaaCGGTCTGATtacattattctgtttagaaCGGTCTGATtacattattctgtttagaacggtctgactacattattctgtttagaa
Protein-coding regions in this window:
- the snapc4 gene encoding snRNA-activating protein complex subunit 4 isoform X2, coding for MNVRAALIGAPQRVHRKVMSDLSAQRNRIQQQVKQLQERLKQNELELLSSETDDDSDDEDLEDNVGQTGQCAAGLLAQRDQIQKEIQNLEDVLGPLSPISVSDDDDDSSSSDESVGLSLSVDSCLQMNLVYQQVVQETLTLLETHLLHNQRQQKELIFQLSGPIRESPREQPAPSSYQRPITMYLGRFLKPYFKDKLTGLGPPANQETKEKASRMTGCLDDRKLKVKRWESWQKTLLIHSVSRDNLKRLIQPKLSKVDYLTQKLSSAAQTDRGRLREQIDSLEREIDLLRGKREEELTGGRQEEHDWQKISNIDFEGTKDAEDIRRFWQNFLHPSINKNRWSPEEVQHLKEVSRRHGDRHWDVITTELGTGRTAFMCLQMFQRFVSGSLRRGSWTPSEDALLRELVEKMRIGNFIPYTQMSYFMEGRDPAQLIYRWNQVLDPSLKRGPWTKEEDQLLLRAVSRYGEKNWWKIRMEVPGRTDSSCRDRYHDSLKAGMKRGAFDRQERDLLLRLVKKHGVGRWAKIAAEIPHRFDAQCLREWKKLSRLSGKKQKKGQRSGGGEKKKKDTTKKKIRRRLKRIKKEEEEESSEEEEMVIPYMDSDDEKKMEVEERSEEQQEEEEFSFPPMQDWVPEERAEPSSSLSFRPVLLPSSTDALSGTPVRSTVVGKFSCSSVLGPPPRPLQRDERHSSTAMMMVSPEELRVHLQRQAHRFNHQSSRRRRRVHAGQKPLLGRVTDIGVGYQLQAAVTPWVGNLLIPANPRRTAADVLRENGQKKSVSLTPVFLLLLQATNVDILGCREMIEQRKSKVLMLTPPPDPDTIKLRDPKTVAGMLQLRDAMTEQPQWAEQASILQQLHAIQQQKKLNVQEPRPALIQPMKAPQLRPSLLLQMSPQMPPQMSPQMPPQMRPQMRPQMPPQMRPQMPPQMSPQITPQISPQMPPQMSPQMRPQMPPQMRPQMPPQMPPQITPQMPPQMRSQMPPQMPPHIPSMPPQMSPHAVFVPRPVIQQLRPSSPAAPLRSSVGDRAVKVQGTRTLLEVGEGHLTFSAPTFSECPQSAQIQNIILLPPQNLRPLQLVAPPTSVDAPVRLDAPRVFVDPSNKRVSSTQNVSLAPPPCVQTNHGAPILIDHDYYLPLASQPSPAPKQTNTKGRERGEEPQPVTSSQDNHWVDRTGTGGILEGKRVRKPTRKARALQESTEAKAEAKKKRTSSLGQKRRRRSEVIPLVQPRWHLLPAHSLWVMTPAGLVQLPETLPQSLQLPLVPPPPPVPLAPPPPVPLAPPPLLLATGGPKSPESLTVSAQMTQSLPAPPSCHYKPHPSPPFPDPAPIPLLPPPPSKLPLPYKGMVRADPAEPPPLRREALQFDPALMFLEPQVQVCDWLSGKGGVSVPGAGVALPYLPPFVSSLSTLSALLQSKKSLTKASLQLLCRGSEPRHPRTTPDTPDTRQPPPDLPDSTSDLHPSEEQPAPSASSAQQQQEDEEDEEVTMVEAVRHLVEERFSGNPAYQLLKARFLSCFTVPALLATVQPITGKTVDCPANQEEEEEEEEEPRKARQRGRRRVQRTLLLNDDSRAPANHFSGIISADQTGLDRPGPDQ